A window from Halomicrobium urmianum encodes these proteins:
- a CDS encoding cob(I)yrinic acid a,c-diamide adenosyltransferase, protein MSDADGSRSDGPSAEPIEPAEPEELGLVQVWWGDGKGKTTAALGMGMRAVGHGYRVHLLQFMKGGTGSVEDVRGEYNAIAELPGFSYENAGHYGWHGFLDGSDDDEHAARAEGALARAREIAAASAEASGPLPLDGPADDGVHVLLLDEVLYAANRDLLDPEDVVALVEDAPDDLELVLTGGHEEPNYLREHADLISEVGKRKHPIDAGQGARKGTEF, encoded by the coding sequence ATGAGCGACGCCGACGGATCCCGTTCCGACGGACCCAGCGCCGAACCGATCGAACCGGCCGAGCCCGAGGAGCTCGGCCTCGTGCAGGTGTGGTGGGGCGACGGGAAGGGCAAGACCACCGCCGCGCTGGGGATGGGGATGCGCGCCGTCGGCCACGGCTACCGCGTCCACCTCCTGCAGTTCATGAAGGGCGGCACGGGCAGCGTCGAGGACGTCCGCGGCGAGTACAACGCCATCGCCGAGCTGCCGGGCTTCTCCTACGAGAACGCGGGCCACTACGGCTGGCACGGCTTCCTCGACGGCAGCGACGACGACGAGCACGCCGCCCGCGCGGAGGGCGCGCTGGCCCGCGCCCGGGAGATCGCCGCGGCCTCCGCCGAGGCGTCCGGCCCGCTCCCGCTCGACGGCCCCGCCGACGACGGCGTCCACGTGCTGCTCCTCGACGAGGTGCTGTACGCCGCGAACCGCGACCTGCTCGACCCCGAGGACGTCGTGGCGCTGGTCGAGGACGCGCCGGACGACCTGGAACTGGTCCTGACCGGCGGCCACGAAGAACCCAACTACCTCCGCGAGCACGCCGACCTGATCTCCGAGGTCGGCAAGCGCAAGCACCCCATCGACGCCGGCCAGGGCGCGCGGAAGGGGACGGAGTTCTGA
- a CDS encoding DUF2391 family protein — MAVTSVSRVLRNQVRGVTGALIAAGVMGLLTVEMWWIAWERPAWQVLGYAVAGLALVLLVARSSGFRVEEEGDGDEARYDPIRLAVDAAELVLQSVVAALVVLWAYGIVDLSTPAHVVARMALVQAVPLGFGAALSNRLLRETEDDESDDAESLTLRGNLAAFAAGGIFFSFPLAASVEMNVLAASTDWARLGAIAALTLGTTYLLLYELEFRGQSRRTVDREWSALIHAGQVCVVFAVGLSVAALLLWAFGYLTYSLAVNVQKVVVLSFPTTVGGAAARVIL, encoded by the coding sequence ATGGCCGTGACGTCGGTCAGCCGCGTCCTCCGGAACCAGGTCCGCGGAGTGACGGGCGCACTGATCGCCGCCGGCGTCATGGGCCTGCTCACCGTCGAGATGTGGTGGATCGCGTGGGAGCGACCGGCGTGGCAGGTGCTCGGCTACGCCGTCGCGGGCCTCGCTCTCGTGCTGCTCGTCGCCCGCAGCAGCGGGTTCCGCGTCGAGGAGGAGGGCGACGGGGACGAGGCGCGCTACGATCCGATCCGGCTGGCGGTCGACGCCGCCGAGCTCGTCCTCCAGAGCGTCGTCGCGGCCCTCGTCGTCCTGTGGGCGTACGGCATCGTCGACCTGTCGACGCCGGCGCACGTGGTCGCGCGGATGGCCCTCGTCCAGGCCGTCCCGCTCGGGTTCGGCGCGGCGCTGTCGAACCGGCTCCTCCGGGAGACGGAAGACGACGAGAGCGACGACGCCGAGTCGCTGACGCTGCGGGGGAACCTGGCCGCCTTCGCCGCGGGCGGGATCTTCTTCTCGTTCCCGCTGGCAGCGAGCGTGGAGATGAACGTCCTCGCGGCGTCGACCGACTGGGCGCGACTCGGCGCGATCGCCGCGCTGACGCTGGGCACCACGTACCTGCTCCTCTACGAGCTGGAGTTCCGCGGCCAGTCCCGTCGGACGGTCGACCGGGAGTGGTCCGCGCTGATCCACGCCGGACAGGTCTGCGTCGTCTTCGCCGTGGGGCTGTCCGTCGCCGCGCTCCTGCTGTGGGCCTTCGGCTACCTCACCTACTCGCTCGCCGTGAACGTCCAGAAGGTCGTCGTCCTGTCGTTCCCGACCACCGTCGGCGGCGCGGCCGCGCGGGTGATACTGTGA
- a CDS encoding HTH domain-containing protein produces the protein MSPPGREVEYTESDVIEVFKQREDYAEPLTASEVADRLGCSRRTALNKLHDLQEETDLTSKKVGGRSRVWWIPVTMD, from the coding sequence ATGTCTCCACCCGGGCGGGAAGTCGAGTACACCGAATCGGACGTCATCGAGGTGTTCAAACAGCGCGAGGACTACGCCGAACCCCTGACGGCGTCGGAGGTGGCGGATCGGCTGGGCTGCTCGCGCCGGACCGCGCTGAACAAGCTCCACGACCTCCAGGAGGAGACGGACCTCACGAGCAAGAAGGTCGGCGGGCGCAGCCGGGTGTGGTGGATCCCCGTCACGATGGACTGA
- a CDS encoding potassium channel family protein, with product MTAVETALGAAVLVGTVLDVLWTTLWVSGGAGPLTARLATWTWRGWRAIGRDSLRVRSLAGPVILVLGLFSWIALLWAGWVLLFSGLEAPLLDTRDGGPVSLTERFYFVGYSLFTMGNGDFAPRDGAPQVATALTTASGMLFVTLAVTYVLSVLDAVTQKRSFARSVTGLGTSGEAIALAGWDGEGFDDLDLSLQDLSAQLDALSSNHKAYPILHYFYSPERERAPSVAIPALDEALTLLRFGVDEAERPNRAALGSARSSVGGYLDTLTTTFVSAADETPPPPSLDRLRAAGVDTVDEDAFADALADLRERRRRLLDVARSDVREWPESDGE from the coding sequence ATGACCGCCGTCGAGACGGCGCTGGGAGCCGCCGTGCTCGTCGGAACGGTCCTCGATGTACTCTGGACGACGCTGTGGGTGTCCGGCGGTGCCGGGCCGCTCACCGCGCGCCTGGCCACGTGGACGTGGCGGGGGTGGCGGGCAATCGGTCGGGACAGCCTGCGAGTCCGCTCGCTTGCCGGCCCGGTGATCCTCGTGCTCGGCCTCTTCTCGTGGATCGCGCTGCTGTGGGCCGGCTGGGTGCTCCTCTTCTCGGGGCTCGAGGCGCCACTGCTCGACACCCGCGACGGCGGACCGGTCTCCCTGACCGAGCGCTTCTACTTCGTCGGGTACTCCCTGTTCACGATGGGCAACGGTGACTTCGCGCCCAGGGACGGGGCCCCGCAGGTCGCGACCGCGCTCACGACGGCGAGCGGGATGCTGTTCGTGACGCTGGCCGTCACGTACGTCCTCTCAGTGCTGGACGCGGTCACGCAGAAGCGCTCGTTCGCTCGGTCGGTCACCGGGCTCGGGACGAGCGGGGAAGCCATCGCGCTCGCGGGCTGGGACGGCGAGGGCTTCGACGATCTGGACCTCTCGCTGCAGGACCTCTCCGCCCAGCTCGACGCGCTCTCGTCGAACCACAAGGCCTACCCGATCCTCCACTACTTCTACAGCCCCGAGCGGGAGCGGGCCCCGAGCGTCGCCATCCCGGCGCTCGACGAGGCGCTGACCCTCCTCCGGTTCGGCGTCGACGAGGCCGAGCGACCGAACCGGGCAGCGCTGGGGAGCGCGCGGTCGAGCGTCGGAGGCTACCTCGACACGCTGACCACCACGTTCGTCTCCGCGGCCGACGAGACGCCGCCCCCGCCGTCGCTGGATCGGCTCCGGGCGGCCGGCGTTGACACCGTCGACGAGGACGCGTTCGCAGACGCGCTCGCGGACCTGCGCGAGCGCCGCCGGAGGCTGCTGGACGTGGCCCGGTCAGACGTCCGCGAGTGGCCGGAGTCGGACGGGGAGTGA
- a CDS encoding helix-turn-helix transcriptional regulator, which produces MGDDEVFGDVRFLTGSEQRVAILDTLCDGPARPTDLCDRVPVTRTTVQRVLAGFLERHWVVKRDGRYHVTGTGRRVREAYAEFVGTVERARQLGPIVADLGDACGELPDAAYETAEVTVATEQEPLAAVDRLIEWLEAGAGGHLRLVTPIVARTFNRTAMSLLERGTTFEMVIDEGVLQQSASAFPDALARAREHGGVEVFVHPDPLSFGLTLRDGSALVAGYDDANNLRGLFVSENEDVRAWAERTYGHVVDRATPLEEALSDE; this is translated from the coding sequence ATGGGCGACGACGAGGTATTCGGGGACGTCCGGTTTCTCACGGGGTCCGAACAGCGGGTGGCGATCCTCGATACGCTGTGCGACGGCCCCGCCCGGCCGACGGACCTGTGCGACCGCGTGCCGGTGACGCGGACCACGGTCCAGCGGGTGCTGGCGGGCTTTCTGGAGCGACACTGGGTAGTGAAGCGCGACGGCCGGTACCACGTGACCGGTACCGGGCGCCGCGTGAGGGAGGCCTACGCGGAGTTCGTCGGGACCGTCGAGCGCGCCCGCCAGCTGGGCCCCATCGTCGCGGACCTCGGCGACGCCTGCGGCGAGCTTCCCGACGCCGCCTACGAGACGGCCGAGGTGACGGTCGCGACGGAGCAGGAGCCGCTCGCGGCGGTCGACCGCCTCATCGAGTGGCTCGAGGCCGGCGCGGGCGGGCACCTCCGTCTCGTCACGCCCATCGTCGCGCGGACGTTCAACCGGACGGCGATGTCGCTGCTCGAACGGGGGACGACCTTCGAGATGGTGATCGACGAGGGCGTGCTCCAGCAGTCGGCGTCGGCGTTCCCGGACGCGCTGGCGCGGGCCCGCGAGCACGGCGGCGTGGAGGTGTTCGTTCACCCGGACCCACTGTCGTTCGGGCTGACGCTCCGCGACGGGAGCGCGCTGGTCGCCGGCTACGACGACGCGAACAACCTCCGTGGCCTGTTCGTCTCCGAAAACGAGGACGTCAGGGCGTGGGCCGAGCGGACCTACGGGCACGTCGTCGACAGGGCGACACCCCTCGAGGAAGCCCTGTCGGACGAGTAG
- a CDS encoding universal stress protein → MYDRILLPTDMSPGVDRAIEHAVDAAQRYDAELHVLYVVDAEAYSSYPGDEYVHEFEGLENALEEAGGDAVEDIVETASAAGVDTEAVIRRGVPHEEILAYMDEADVGLTVLGSKNRSGEYRRLLGSVAERVARMAERPVTVIKTPVDE, encoded by the coding sequence ATGTACGATCGAATCCTGCTCCCGACCGACATGAGTCCCGGAGTGGACCGGGCGATCGAGCACGCGGTCGACGCCGCACAGCGGTACGACGCGGAGCTGCACGTCCTGTACGTCGTCGACGCGGAGGCGTACAGCTCCTACCCCGGCGACGAGTACGTCCACGAGTTCGAGGGGCTGGAGAACGCGCTCGAGGAGGCGGGCGGCGACGCCGTCGAGGACATCGTCGAGACCGCGTCCGCGGCCGGCGTCGACACCGAAGCGGTGATCAGACGCGGCGTGCCCCACGAGGAGATCCTCGCGTACATGGACGAGGCGGACGTCGGCCTGACGGTCCTCGGCTCGAAGAACCGATCCGGCGAGTACCGGCGACTGCTGGGGAGCGTCGCCGAGCGAGTCGCCCGGATGGCAGAGCGGCCCGTCACCGTCATCAAGACGCCCGTCGACGAGTGA
- a CDS encoding cobyric acid synthase translates to MAETLLVAGTASHVGKSTVAAGLCRLLADRGADVAPFKAQNMSNNARAVANATGEGWGEVGVSQYVQARAARIPATTDHNPVLLKPRGSGESQVVLHGEAVGHYAAGEYYDDHWDDALAAARESHARLAADHDVVVAEGAGSIAEINLRHRDLANLETARFADADVLLVADIERGGVFASLVGTLELLPGDVRERVVGCVITKFRGDRSLLAPGLEEFEERTGVPVLGVLPHDDPGLPEEDSLALPDEGERAVRGADDGVPDEQSVTVGVLRLPRISNATDVEPLVREPGVRVRYVPIEDSLDGLDALVLPGTKNTVDDLLAVRDAGTDERIRAFDGPIVGLCGGYQLLGERIENAAVEGTGEREAVEGIGRLPVETRFREDKAVRAVTREIAGAGPLAGFEGEMSGYEIHMGRTERRGGTPVGETGVASGAVLGTYLHGLFENPGARDAYVRNTYEAAGRERPAAARERGYPADSAADLLREHVDLSVLRR, encoded by the coding sequence ATGGCCGAGACCCTCCTCGTCGCCGGCACGGCGAGCCACGTCGGCAAGTCGACGGTCGCGGCGGGCCTGTGCCGGCTGCTGGCCGACCGCGGAGCCGACGTCGCGCCGTTCAAGGCCCAGAACATGAGCAACAACGCCCGCGCGGTGGCGAACGCGACGGGCGAGGGCTGGGGCGAGGTCGGCGTCTCACAGTACGTCCAGGCTCGCGCCGCCCGGATCCCGGCCACCACCGACCACAACCCGGTTCTCCTGAAGCCCCGCGGGTCCGGCGAGTCGCAGGTCGTGCTCCACGGCGAGGCGGTCGGCCACTACGCGGCCGGCGAGTACTACGACGACCACTGGGACGACGCGCTCGCGGCCGCCCGCGAGTCCCACGCGCGGCTCGCGGCCGACCACGACGTCGTCGTCGCCGAGGGGGCGGGCTCCATCGCGGAGATCAACCTCAGGCACCGCGACCTGGCGAACCTGGAGACGGCGCGGTTCGCCGACGCGGACGTCCTGCTGGTCGCCGACATCGAGCGCGGCGGCGTGTTCGCGTCGCTGGTGGGGACGCTCGAACTCCTGCCCGGGGACGTCCGCGAGCGGGTGGTCGGCTGCGTGATCACGAAGTTCCGCGGCGACCGGTCGCTGCTGGCCCCGGGGCTCGAGGAGTTCGAGGAGCGGACCGGCGTGCCCGTGCTGGGCGTGCTGCCCCACGACGACCCCGGCCTCCCCGAGGAGGACAGCCTCGCGCTACCGGACGAGGGCGAGCGGGCCGTCCGCGGGGCCGACGACGGCGTCCCCGACGAACAGTCCGTCACGGTCGGCGTCCTGCGCCTGCCGCGCATCTCGAACGCCACGGACGTCGAGCCGCTGGTCCGCGAGCCCGGCGTCCGCGTCCGGTACGTCCCAATCGAGGATTCGCTGGACGGACTGGACGCCCTCGTCCTCCCGGGGACGAAGAACACCGTCGACGATCTGCTGGCGGTGCGCGACGCGGGCACGGACGAGCGGATCCGGGCGTTCGACGGCCCGATCGTCGGCCTCTGCGGCGGCTACCAGCTGCTGGGCGAGCGGATCGAGAACGCCGCCGTCGAGGGGACGGGCGAGCGGGAGGCGGTCGAGGGGATCGGTCGCCTCCCCGTCGAGACGCGCTTCCGCGAGGACAAGGCGGTCCGGGCGGTCACCCGCGAGATCGCCGGCGCGGGTCCGCTCGCCGGCTTCGAGGGCGAGATGTCGGGCTACGAGATCCACATGGGCCGGACCGAGCGCCGCGGCGGGACGCCGGTCGGCGAGACGGGCGTCGCGAGCGGGGCGGTCCTGGGGACATACCTCCACGGCCTGTTCGAGAACCCGGGCGCGAGAGATGCCTACGTGAGAAACACGTACGAGGCGGCCGGACGCGAACGGCCGGCGGCCGCGCGGGAGCGAGGATATCCGGCGGATAGCGCCGCAGACCTGTTGCGCGAGCACGTCGACCTGTCCGTCCTCCGGAGATGA
- a CDS encoding nucleotide-binding protein yields MVEAFAVASGKGGTGKTTSTLALGMALSADYDVTVVDADTGMANLLFHAGLSEVDVTLHDVLGGEAPVEAATYERFGMTVVPCGTSLDGFRDADAARLREVVATLAADTDVILLDSAAALGSRSAVLPIVLADRVVVVLQPTIPSLSDALKVQEYATSYGTGVAGVLFNKVREDDAIDRVAEQSERYFEGPTLATVPAHEAAREARRAGRPLLAHAPDSPPAEAFRAAAAGIEVRDRASEDVADRFRSAVVPESP; encoded by the coding sequence ATGGTCGAGGCGTTCGCGGTGGCCAGCGGGAAGGGCGGGACGGGCAAGACCACGAGCACGCTCGCCCTCGGCATGGCGCTGTCGGCGGACTACGACGTGACGGTCGTCGACGCGGACACCGGGATGGCGAACCTGCTCTTCCACGCCGGCCTCTCGGAGGTCGACGTCACGCTCCACGACGTGCTCGGCGGCGAAGCGCCCGTCGAGGCGGCGACCTACGAGCGGTTCGGCATGACGGTAGTCCCCTGCGGGACGAGCCTGGACGGGTTTCGCGACGCCGACGCCGCGCGCCTGCGGGAGGTGGTCGCGACGCTCGCGGCCGACACCGACGTCATCTTGCTCGACTCCGCCGCGGCGCTGGGCAGCCGCTCGGCCGTGCTGCCCATCGTGCTGGCCGATCGCGTCGTGGTCGTCCTCCAGCCGACGATCCCGTCGCTGTCGGACGCGCTGAAGGTCCAGGAGTACGCCACCTCCTACGGCACCGGCGTCGCCGGCGTGCTGTTCAACAAGGTTCGAGAGGACGACGCCATCGACCGCGTCGCCGAGCAGTCCGAGCGCTACTTCGAGGGGCCGACGCTGGCGACGGTGCCGGCCCACGAGGCCGCCCGGGAGGCCCGCCGCGCCGGACGCCCGCTGCTGGCCCACGCCCCAGACTCGCCGCCGGCCGAGGCCTTCCGCGCGGCCGCCGCGGGCATCGAGGTGCGCGACCGCGCCTCGGAGGACGTGGCGGATCGGTTCCGCAGCGCGGTCGTCCCCGAGTCGCCATGA